Proteins from one Candidatus Sulfotelmatobacter sp. genomic window:
- a CDS encoding methyltransferase domain-containing protein, whose amino-acid sequence MMEFTGERYVPSIGGQIHYEHLHRYALAARFCAGRRVLDIASGEGYGSALLARVASEVTGVDVDPRSVDHARRSYYAANVRFLYGSCTQIPLGEDSVDVAVSFETIEHLTEHERMLDELRRVLVPGGVLIISSPNKLTYSDLPQYSNPYHEKELYFDEFRDLLVRRFRHVAFYGQRLAALSLVHPLGGAVSESPTWHSGARDGIANVLPTLTNPLYFVAICSDERLSVDVSSAYLDPADDLLDAIWTELNTLRHERLNGATANALPLSSDAAELPALPADQDAAPGDLAARCAALEGEIAARAAAWAELEAVAEGVKAELAETQGTLAGREAEVDEVRAVLATAESDRGLAEEEAVALRAALMAAQVDIAAHEDESTRMRDALAAAQAGLRAREEESAALSDALVAAQAGLRAREDESTALRDAFVAAQAGLAAREDESAALRATLAESRGRLAVREDELAALRESLAQAQSRLTAREGEVIALGEGLAQAQAEGVAARAQIAALNEELDQARRDGVFLREVLASHSWKVTAPLRQIVGKIRR is encoded by the coding sequence ATGATGGAGTTTACCGGCGAACGATACGTTCCGTCCATCGGCGGACAGATTCACTACGAGCATCTCCACCGCTACGCGCTCGCCGCGCGCTTTTGCGCGGGCCGGCGGGTGTTGGACATCGCTTCGGGCGAGGGATACGGCTCCGCGCTCCTCGCCCGGGTAGCATCCGAGGTAACCGGCGTCGACGTCGATCCGCGCTCGGTCGACCATGCGCGGCGCAGCTACTACGCCGCGAACGTGCGGTTTCTCTACGGCTCGTGTACGCAGATTCCGCTCGGCGAGGACAGCGTCGACGTCGCCGTGTCGTTTGAGACGATCGAGCACCTCACCGAGCACGAGCGCATGCTCGACGAGCTGCGGCGCGTGCTCGTCCCCGGCGGCGTGCTGATCATCTCCTCGCCCAATAAGCTGACCTACTCGGACCTCCCGCAATATTCAAATCCGTATCACGAGAAAGAGCTCTACTTCGACGAGTTCCGTGACTTGCTCGTGCGGCGCTTCCGTCACGTGGCGTTCTACGGACAGCGGCTGGCTGCGCTCTCGCTCGTGCATCCGCTGGGAGGTGCCGTCAGCGAGTCGCCGACCTGGCACAGCGGCGCTCGGGACGGCATCGCGAACGTTCTGCCGACGCTGACCAACCCGCTCTATTTCGTCGCCATCTGCTCGGACGAACGGCTGAGCGTCGACGTCAGCTCGGCGTATCTGGACCCCGCCGACGACTTGCTCGACGCTATCTGGACGGAACTCAATACGTTGCGCCACGAGCGGCTCAACGGGGCTACCGCGAATGCGTTGCCGCTCTCGTCGGACGCGGCCGAATTGCCGGCGCTCCCGGCCGATCAGGACGCGGCGCCGGGGGACCTCGCCGCGCGCTGTGCGGCACTCGAGGGGGAGATCGCGGCGCGGGCCGCAGCCTGGGCGGAGCTCGAAGCGGTCGCCGAGGGTGTGAAGGCGGAGCTCGCGGAAACGCAAGGCACGCTTGCCGGACGCGAAGCGGAGGTGGATGAGGTCCGCGCGGTGCTCGCTACGGCCGAGAGCGACCGCGGCTTAGCCGAAGAGGAAGCCGTCGCGCTTCGTGCCGCGCTCATGGCAGCGCAGGTCGACATCGCGGCGCATGAAGACGAATCGACGCGGATGCGCGACGCGCTGGCCGCCGCGCAGGCGGGTTTGCGTGCGCGTGAAGAGGAGTCGGCGGCGCTCAGCGATGCGCTCGTGGCGGCGCAGGCGGGGTTGCGTGCTCGCGAAGACGAGTCGACGGCACTCCGCGACGCGTTCGTGGCCGCCCAGGCCGGCCTGGCCGCGCGTGAAGACGAATCGGCGGCGCTCCGCGCGACGCTCGCGGAGTCGCGCGGCCGCCTCGCCGTACGCGAGGACGAGTTGGCGGCGTTGCGTGAGTCGCTCGCGCAGGCGCAGAGTCGGCTTACCGCCCGCGAGGGCGAGGTGATCGCGCTGGGCGAAGGGCTCGCGCAAGCACAGGCCGAGGGCGTGGCGGCGCGGGCACAGATCGCCGCGCTGAACGAGGAGCTCGACCAGGCGCGCCGCGACGGCGTGTTCTTGCGCGAAGTCCTCGCGTCCCACTCCTGGAAGGTGACCGCGCCGCTGCGCCAGATCGTCGGGAAGATTCGCCGCTGA
- a CDS encoding ABC transporter permease: protein MIGALARGSMPAVPAGWRRHLELVRMSALRLLKTRYRGTSLGVLWSFANPILMTALYTTIFGTAFASYYGGSILRYVFSAFVGVTVVVFFSQATTEALSSVVANGGLLNKIALDPEIFPIAALSANAFQQLTTTFPVVLVLAAVLTHDPLRAVLVPIVFAGVLLLCAGFGLALAAFYVFFRDLLYLWGVFSFVIWMTCPVFYPAALVPAGIRPYLTMNPVGMAIGALREVTLGHGPIDFSLVGGFLAVAIVCACVGHALFRALRRDFMDLL from the coding sequence GTGATCGGTGCACTGGCGCGCGGCTCGATGCCGGCCGTGCCGGCCGGCTGGCGCCGGCATCTCGAGCTAGTGAGAATGTCGGCGCTGCGCTTGCTCAAGACGCGCTACCGCGGCACGTCGCTCGGCGTCCTGTGGTCGTTCGCGAACCCAATCCTGATGACGGCGCTCTACACGACGATCTTCGGGACCGCGTTCGCGTCATACTACGGCGGGTCGATCCTGCGGTATGTGTTTTCCGCTTTCGTCGGCGTCACCGTCGTCGTGTTCTTCTCGCAGGCGACCACGGAAGCGCTCTCGTCCGTGGTCGCCAACGGCGGACTGCTGAACAAGATCGCGCTGGACCCGGAGATATTTCCCATCGCGGCACTCAGTGCCAACGCCTTCCAGCAGCTGACGACGACCTTTCCCGTCGTCCTCGTGCTGGCGGCGGTCCTCACCCACGATCCGCTGCGCGCGGTGCTGGTGCCGATCGTCTTCGCGGGGGTGCTGCTCCTGTGCGCCGGATTCGGTCTGGCGCTTGCTGCCTTCTACGTGTTCTTCCGTGACCTGCTCTATCTGTGGGGCGTGTTCAGCTTCGTGATTTGGATGACGTGCCCGGTCTTCTACCCGGCCGCGCTCGTACCGGCCGGGATCCGCCCGTACCTGACGATGAATCCGGTCGGCATGGCGATCGGAGCGCTGCGCGAGGTCACCCTGGGCCACGGTCCCATCGATTTTTCGCTGGTGGGCGGCTTCCTGGCCGTCGCAATCGTCTGTGCATGCGTCGGGCACGCGTTATTCCGCGCGCTGCGGCGTGACTTCATGGATCTGCTCTGA
- a CDS encoding ABC transporter ATP-binding protein yields the protein MSPQTSAAPAIALDGVTLIRRTQEELHYDLKRSFLRLVSGRSRRVRRRTVLERVTLQIKRGEKVGLIGPNGSGKSTLLKLIAGILEPTRGSVAVSASVAPLIELGVGFDAELSLVDNIVYYAVLLGHSERDVRERIEDILDFAELREHRDEPTKTLSSGMAARLSFAIATEFRPEILLVDEVLSVGDERFRRKCAARIEHYWDEHSTILLVSHDMATVARTCDRVIWMDHGKVRFDGAASEAADAYLATIPTMASFRRGQDLVDLAHHDPRGQIVVKGRSGDETLYLIQDGRRHAITINWILRSHYGPQDVLIVDDAVIMEIVEGEALL from the coding sequence GTGTCTCCGCAGACCTCAGCCGCCCCGGCGATCGCCCTGGACGGGGTCACCCTGATCCGGCGCACGCAAGAGGAGCTCCACTACGACCTCAAGCGGAGCTTCCTGCGGCTGGTTTCCGGGCGCTCTCGCCGCGTCCGCCGCCGGACGGTGCTGGAACGCGTCACGCTGCAGATCAAGCGCGGTGAGAAGGTGGGCCTGATCGGGCCCAACGGCAGCGGTAAGTCCACGCTGCTCAAGCTGATCGCCGGCATCCTCGAGCCCACCCGCGGCTCCGTCGCCGTTTCCGCGAGCGTCGCACCCCTGATCGAGCTCGGCGTCGGTTTCGACGCGGAGCTCTCGCTGGTCGACAACATCGTCTATTACGCCGTCCTGCTCGGGCACTCCGAGCGGGACGTGCGTGAGCGGATCGAGGACATCCTCGACTTCGCGGAGTTGCGCGAGCACCGGGACGAGCCGACCAAGACGCTCTCCTCCGGGATGGCTGCGCGTCTGAGCTTCGCGATCGCGACCGAGTTTCGACCCGAGATCCTGCTCGTCGACGAAGTGCTCTCCGTCGGAGACGAGCGGTTTCGTCGCAAGTGCGCGGCCCGCATCGAGCACTACTGGGACGAGCACAGCACGATCCTGCTGGTCAGCCACGACATGGCGACCGTCGCGCGCACGTGCGACCGCGTCATCTGGATGGACCACGGCAAGGTGCGGTTCGACGGTGCGGCTTCGGAGGCCGCCGACGCGTACCTGGCGACGATTCCCACCATGGCGAGCTTCCGGCGCGGTCAGGACCTCGTCGACCTCGCGCACCACGATCCGCGCGGCCAGATCGTCGTCAAGGGGCGTTCGGGTGACGAGACGCTGTACCTGATCCAAGACGGGCGGCGGCACGCGATCACGATCAACTGGATCTTGCGGAGCCACTACGGCCCGCAGGACGTCCTCATCGTCGACGACGCGGTGATCATGGAAATCGTCGAAGGAGAAGCGCTGCTGTGA
- a CDS encoding glycosyltransferase family 2 protein, whose translation MRGGTGPLPYWLPDVDDDEGVFERNADYERWLNEHRVRPSDIERMREFLPPLPVRPVFSVIMPVYETPEKYLRAAIDSVQQQVYPHWELCIADDASRQPHVRAVLDEYAADPRVKIVYRQQNGHIAAASNSALELATGDFVALLDHDDLLSPDALFENALVVTRFPDVDVIYSDEDKIDDAGRRSDPYFKPDWSPDSLLSRNYVSHLGIYRRSIVEQIGGFRTGFEGSQDYDLLLRATELARRVEHIPRLLYHWRVHSGSVASSRSQKDYAYDAAQAAILEALERRGEPGRIVHSDAVPGTYTVRYELRTKDRVSIIIPTRDHGDDVDRCLRSIFERSTYPDIEVVLLDNGSTDEESLRVFGAWLEREPERVKLVRHDVPFNFSEINNYAATQASGTYLLFLNNDTEVITRDWLEAMVEQAQRPSIGAVGAKLLYEDGTVQHGGVIIGLGGVAGHSHKYFPGDAPGYFATLQTVNNFSAVTAACLMIRRAVFEEVGGFDEELAIAFNDVDFCLRVRAAGYFNVYLPHVELFHYESKSRGHEDTPEKMARFLREQLVMHERWRTAEVIDPHYNRNLTRLTEDYALGP comes from the coding sequence ATGCGCGGCGGCACGGGCCCGCTGCCGTACTGGCTGCCCGACGTCGACGACGACGAGGGGGTGTTCGAGCGGAACGCCGACTATGAACGGTGGCTGAACGAGCACCGCGTTCGGCCGTCCGACATCGAGCGGATGCGGGAGTTCCTCCCGCCGCTCCCGGTGCGGCCGGTCTTCAGTGTCATCATGCCGGTCTACGAGACGCCGGAGAAGTATCTGCGCGCGGCCATCGACTCCGTGCAGCAGCAGGTCTACCCGCACTGGGAGTTGTGCATCGCTGACGACGCTTCGCGACAGCCGCACGTCCGTGCAGTTCTCGACGAGTACGCGGCCGATCCACGCGTGAAGATCGTCTATCGCCAGCAGAACGGGCACATCGCGGCCGCGAGCAACAGCGCGTTGGAGCTCGCGACCGGCGACTTCGTCGCCCTACTCGATCACGACGACCTCCTTTCACCCGACGCGCTGTTCGAGAACGCGCTCGTCGTCACGCGCTTTCCGGACGTCGACGTGATCTACTCCGACGAGGACAAGATCGACGATGCCGGGCGGCGCAGCGACCCGTACTTCAAGCCCGATTGGTCGCCCGATTCGCTGCTCTCGCGTAACTACGTTTCGCATTTGGGCATCTATCGGCGCTCGATCGTCGAGCAGATCGGCGGATTCCGGACGGGCTTCGAAGGGAGCCAGGACTACGATCTGCTGCTGCGTGCAACGGAGCTCGCGCGTCGCGTCGAGCACATCCCGCGCCTGCTCTACCACTGGCGCGTTCACAGTGGCTCGGTGGCGTCCTCGCGCTCGCAGAAAGATTACGCCTACGACGCCGCGCAAGCTGCGATCCTCGAGGCGCTCGAGCGTCGTGGCGAGCCGGGCCGGATCGTGCACAGCGACGCGGTCCCCGGCACCTATACCGTCCGCTACGAGCTGCGGACGAAGGACCGGGTCAGTATCATCATCCCCACCCGCGACCACGGCGACGACGTCGACCGCTGCCTGCGCTCGATCTTCGAGCGCTCCACGTATCCCGACATCGAAGTCGTTCTGCTCGACAACGGATCGACGGACGAAGAGTCCTTGCGCGTGTTCGGCGCGTGGCTCGAACGTGAGCCGGAGCGCGTCAAGCTCGTCCGTCACGACGTTCCGTTCAATTTCTCCGAGATCAACAACTACGCCGCGACGCAGGCCTCGGGCACGTATCTGCTGTTCTTGAACAACGACACCGAGGTGATCACGCGCGACTGGCTCGAGGCGATGGTCGAGCAGGCACAGCGTCCCTCGATCGGTGCCGTTGGCGCGAAGCTGCTGTACGAGGACGGGACCGTGCAGCACGGCGGGGTCATCATCGGGCTCGGCGGCGTGGCCGGTCACTCGCACAAGTACTTCCCGGGCGACGCGCCCGGGTATTTCGCGACGCTGCAGACGGTCAACAACTTCTCGGCGGTCACCGCCGCTTGTTTGATGATACGCCGCGCGGTGTTCGAGGAGGTCGGTGGCTTCGACGAGGAGCTGGCGATCGCTTTCAACGATGTCGACTTTTGCTTGCGCGTTCGAGCGGCAGGCTACTTCAACGTCTACCTCCCGCACGTCGAACTCTTCCACTACGAGTCTAAGAGCCGCGGGCATGAAGACACGCCGGAGAAGATGGCGCGCTTCCTGCGAGAGCAGCTGGTCATGCACGAGCGTTGGCGCACGGCCGAGGTCATCGATCCGCACTACAACCGGAACCTCACGCGACTCACCGAGGATTACGCGCTCGGGCCGTAA
- a CDS encoding methyltransferase domain-containing protein gives MDVPFGGLIKSPSSLIRGWISLEGDRPIERLWLANPAGRVVPLAFVDRPDVRQALPDRTSTGFSAWIDARTMANGPWSVGFRRAGEDAAAPVPLRVDTTITSEFSDAKARKLARIRPLLRCPKCGGKLTDDEQAIECANGHRFGVGTNAYDFLDDATRERVGAVPTSNVSAHGYDEVLRKLISETSGPILDAGAGLRPDYREEVVNLEIVAYPTTDVVAAVELLPFADDSFDLVISVAVLEHVRDPFAAARELERVVRPGGRIFAAVPFLQPYHGYPDHYYNMTSGGLRNLFRNCEVESLFVPRSGSPIFVLTWLLQSWRNALPPETLQTFDTLRVSDLAVDPLTLIDEPFVTQLPEHANVELAALNVLIGKKR, from the coding sequence GTGGACGTGCCTTTCGGCGGGCTGATCAAGTCGCCGTCGTCGCTGATACGCGGCTGGATTTCGCTGGAGGGCGATCGACCGATCGAGCGGCTCTGGTTGGCGAACCCCGCCGGGCGGGTCGTCCCGCTCGCGTTCGTCGACCGGCCGGACGTGCGGCAAGCGTTGCCGGACCGCACCTCGACCGGCTTCTCGGCCTGGATCGACGCCCGGACGATGGCGAACGGCCCGTGGTCCGTCGGCTTTCGGCGCGCGGGCGAAGACGCGGCGGCGCCGGTGCCGTTGCGCGTCGACACGACGATCACCAGCGAGTTCAGCGACGCGAAAGCGCGTAAGCTCGCACGCATTCGTCCGCTCTTACGCTGTCCGAAGTGCGGCGGAAAGCTGACCGACGACGAGCAGGCCATCGAGTGCGCGAACGGACATCGCTTCGGCGTCGGCACGAACGCGTACGACTTCCTGGACGACGCGACGCGCGAACGCGTCGGCGCGGTTCCGACCTCGAATGTCTCCGCGCACGGATACGACGAGGTGCTGCGCAAGCTGATCTCCGAAACGAGCGGACCGATCCTCGACGCCGGCGCCGGCTTGCGTCCCGATTATCGCGAGGAAGTCGTCAACCTCGAGATCGTCGCCTACCCGACCACCGACGTCGTCGCCGCCGTCGAGCTGCTGCCGTTCGCCGACGACTCGTTCGATCTCGTCATCAGCGTCGCGGTGCTCGAGCACGTTCGCGACCCGTTCGCGGCGGCTCGCGAGCTCGAACGGGTCGTGCGCCCGGGCGGTCGCATCTTCGCCGCCGTCCCGTTCCTGCAGCCGTATCACGGCTATCCCGACCACTATTACAACATGACCTCGGGTGGTTTGCGGAACTTATTCCGCAACTGCGAGGTCGAGTCGCTGTTCGTGCCGCGCTCGGGCAGCCCGATCTTCGTGCTCACCTGGCTCTTGCAGTCGTGGCGGAACGCGCTGCCGCCGGAAACACTGCAGACCTTCGACACCTTGCGTGTCTCCGACTTGGCCGTCGATCCGCTCACGCTCATCGACGAGCCGTTCGTCACCCAGCTGCCCGAGCACGCGAACGTCGAGCTCGCGGCGCTCAACGTGCTGATCGGCAAGAAGCGCTAG
- a CDS encoding glycosyltransferase family 2 protein codes for MLSVVIPARNEEATVEPTLTELAERLDAERIPFEIIVVNDHSTDATAAVVSRVGKRWPQVRCIDNPRANGFGNAIHSGLDAFAGEAVCIVMADASDDPGDVVAYWRAIEAGFDCAFGSRFMRGANVVEYPWLKLALNRIANLFVAALMGISYNDVTNAFKCYRREVIDGVRPILAHHFNITVELPLKAIVRGYSWTVVPTSWYNRKGGVSKFKIKEMGSRYLFIVLYALLEKWLSRGDYRRRLPLDVPAAPAAPPAAVRATPPKKGPMTLATFLRKYPIETAIAAVFVVLLCGAVVYPQLRGSVPAAPAAAPPAAGPQAAAVALHGPPSLAGLHEHWGKAPFSLDSAVQGSSSVVVIGKHQPVNLGFSASQPLSFTGWAFDDGQPSAGVYLLIDGSRRIAALYGVDRPDVARVLNAPKARYVGYIGTIPAKTLSPGVHSVAILVVAHDDKGYFTEGSPVRFTVTE; via the coding sequence ATGCTCTCCGTCGTCATCCCCGCCCGCAACGAGGAGGCGACCGTCGAGCCGACCCTGACGGAGCTGGCTGAACGACTCGACGCGGAGCGGATTCCGTTCGAGATCATCGTCGTCAACGATCACTCCACCGATGCGACGGCTGCGGTCGTCTCGCGGGTGGGCAAGCGCTGGCCGCAGGTGCGTTGCATCGACAACCCGCGCGCCAACGGCTTCGGAAACGCGATCCACAGCGGGTTGGACGCGTTCGCCGGCGAGGCCGTCTGCATCGTGATGGCCGACGCTTCGGACGATCCGGGCGACGTCGTCGCATACTGGCGGGCGATCGAGGCGGGCTTCGACTGCGCGTTCGGGTCGCGCTTCATGCGCGGCGCGAACGTCGTCGAATATCCTTGGCTCAAGCTCGCGCTCAACCGGATCGCCAATCTGTTCGTCGCCGCGCTGATGGGGATCTCGTACAACGACGTCACCAATGCGTTCAAGTGCTATCGGCGCGAGGTCATCGACGGCGTGCGGCCGATCCTCGCGCATCATTTCAACATCACCGTCGAGCTGCCGCTCAAGGCGATCGTGCGCGGCTACTCCTGGACGGTCGTTCCGACCAGTTGGTATAACCGCAAAGGCGGCGTTTCGAAGTTCAAGATCAAGGAGATGGGGAGCCGGTACCTCTTCATCGTCCTTTACGCGCTGCTCGAGAAATGGCTCTCGCGCGGCGACTATCGCCGCCGGCTTCCGCTCGACGTGCCGGCGGCCCCGGCGGCTCCGCCGGCCGCCGTGCGCGCGACTCCGCCCAAGAAGGGACCCATGACCTTAGCCACGTTCCTGCGCAAGTACCCGATCGAGACCGCGATCGCCGCCGTCTTCGTCGTGCTGCTGTGCGGTGCCGTCGTGTATCCGCAGCTCCGAGGGTCGGTGCCCGCAGCACCCGCGGCTGCCCCGCCGGCGGCCGGTCCGCAAGCGGCGGCGGTCGCGCTGCACGGGCCGCCGTCGCTCGCCGGCCTGCACGAGCACTGGGGGAAGGCCCCGTTCTCGCTCGACTCCGCGGTGCAAGGCTCGTCGAGCGTCGTCGTCATCGGCAAGCACCAGCCGGTCAACCTCGGTTTCTCCGCGTCGCAGCCGCTCTCGTTCACCGGTTGGGCGTTCGATGACGGTCAGCCCTCGGCGGGCGTGTACCTCCTGATCGACGGGTCGCGTCGCATCGCCGCGCTCTACGGTGTCGATCGGCCCGACGTCGCCCGCGTGCTGAACGCCCCCAAGGCTCGCTACGTCGGCTACATCGGTACGATTCCGGCCAAGACGCTCAGCCCCGGCGTCCACTCCGTCGCCATCCTCGTCGTCGCGCACGACGACAAAGGCTACTTCACGGAGGGTTCACCGGTGCGCTTCACCGTGACCGAGTAG
- a CDS encoding NAD-dependent epimerase/dehydratase family protein produces the protein MSVVIVTGSAGLIGSEAVAYFAERGYEIVGIDNNFRQRFFGPDASTEWNRLSLESRFPKQYTHVAADIRDAAAIDEIFGRHGARIALVIHTAAQPSHDWAAGDPPTDFTVNANGTLTMLEATRKHAPKAAFIFTSTNKVYGDAPNELPLEELETRWEIARNHPYWEGIDENLRIDQSTHSVFGASKVAADVLVQEYGRYFSMPTAVFRGGCLTGPNHSGTKLHGFLAYLLKCTVVGAPYQVFGYKGKQVRDNIHSHDLVSAFDHVFRSPRCGEVYNAGGTRFSNCSMLEAIGLCEEISGRKLDWAYTETNRIGDHIWYISDMAKFRAHYPDWRQEYDLRSLVREMYDKNVDRWLSDAEKERTGV, from the coding sequence ATGTCCGTCGTCATCGTCACCGGCTCTGCCGGTCTCATCGGCTCGGAAGCCGTCGCGTACTTCGCGGAGCGCGGCTACGAGATCGTCGGCATCGACAACAACTTCCGCCAGCGGTTCTTCGGTCCGGACGCGTCCACCGAATGGAACCGGCTCTCGCTCGAGTCGCGCTTTCCCAAGCAGTACACGCACGTCGCCGCCGACATCCGCGACGCCGCCGCGATCGACGAGATCTTCGGGCGGCACGGTGCACGGATCGCGCTGGTGATCCATACCGCCGCGCAGCCCTCGCACGACTGGGCCGCCGGCGATCCACCGACCGACTTCACGGTCAACGCGAACGGGACGCTGACCATGCTCGAAGCGACCCGCAAGCACGCGCCGAAGGCCGCCTTCATCTTCACCTCGACCAACAAGGTCTACGGCGACGCGCCGAACGAGCTACCGCTCGAAGAGCTCGAGACGCGTTGGGAGATCGCGCGCAATCACCCGTACTGGGAAGGCATCGACGAAAACCTGCGCATCGATCAATCGACGCATTCCGTGTTCGGCGCCTCGAAAGTCGCCGCCGACGTGCTGGTTCAAGAATATGGGCGCTACTTCTCGATGCCGACCGCCGTCTTCCGCGGCGGCTGTCTGACCGGCCCGAACCACTCGGGGACGAAGCTTCACGGCTTCTTGGCGTATCTGCTCAAGTGTACCGTCGTCGGCGCTCCGTATCAGGTTTTCGGCTACAAAGGTAAGCAGGTTCGCGACAACATCCATTCGCACGATCTCGTGTCTGCCTTCGATCACGTCTTTCGCAGCCCGCGCTGCGGCGAGGTCTATAACGCGGGCGGCACGCGCTTCAGCAACTGCTCGATGCTCGAGGCGATCGGGCTGTGCGAGGAGATTTCCGGCCGCAAGCTCGACTGGGCGTACACCGAAACGAATCGGATCGGCGACCACATCTGGTACATCAGCGACATGGCGAAGTTCCGGGCGCACTATCCCGACTGGCGGCAGGAGTACGACCTGCGCTCGCTCGTCAGGGAGATGTACGACAAGAACGTCGACCGCTGGCTGAGCGACGCCGAGAAGGAGCGCACCGGCGTCTGA
- a CDS encoding NAD-dependent epimerase/dehydratase family protein: MGSYSSILVAGGAGFVGSNLALRLRSRYPDARVVVVDNLKRRGSEWNLPRLAAANVEFAHGDVRRPDDLTFPKTRFELVVDCSAEPAVLAAYEQGPSYVIDTNLVGTVNLLEVARRDGADVVFLSTSRVYPVAAIEMIAYEEEATRFRIAQRQTLPGVSAAGISEAFTLEGARSLYGTTKLACELILAEYGDMYGLRYVIDRCGVITGPWQMGKVDQGVFALWMGKHYFKRPLSFIGYGGTGKQVRDFLAVDELGDLILSQIDRMDDLPRRTYNVGGGLASSLSLLELTQLCEQITGNQVEMRRIAENRAADVRLYVTDNARVHADLGWAPRKSPRETLQQIYDWIREHERMVAPLWS, encoded by the coding sequence GTGGGATCATATAGCAGCATCCTCGTCGCCGGCGGCGCGGGTTTCGTCGGATCGAACCTCGCGCTGCGACTGCGCTCGCGCTATCCCGACGCCCGTGTGGTCGTCGTCGACAACCTCAAGCGACGCGGGTCGGAGTGGAACCTGCCGCGGCTGGCGGCGGCGAACGTCGAGTTCGCCCACGGTGACGTCCGGCGTCCCGACGATCTGACGTTTCCGAAGACGCGGTTTGAGCTGGTTGTCGACTGCTCGGCGGAGCCCGCCGTTCTCGCGGCGTACGAGCAGGGGCCGTCGTACGTGATCGACACCAATCTCGTCGGCACCGTCAACTTGCTCGAAGTCGCGCGGCGCGACGGGGCCGACGTCGTCTTTCTCTCGACCAGCCGCGTCTATCCGGTCGCGGCCATCGAGATGATCGCGTACGAAGAGGAAGCGACGCGTTTCAGGATCGCCCAACGGCAGACGCTGCCGGGCGTCAGCGCGGCGGGAATCTCGGAGGCTTTCACGCTGGAGGGGGCGCGTTCGCTCTACGGAACCACCAAGCTCGCGTGCGAGCTGATCCTCGCCGAATATGGCGACATGTACGGCTTGCGCTACGTGATCGACCGCTGCGGCGTCATCACCGGTCCGTGGCAAATGGGCAAAGTCGACCAGGGCGTCTTTGCGCTCTGGATGGGCAAGCATTACTTCAAGCGCCCGCTCAGTTTCATCGGATACGGCGGCACCGGCAAGCAGGTGCGCGACTTCCTCGCCGTCGACGAGCTGGGCGATCTCATCCTCTCGCAGATCGACCGGATGGACGACCTGCCCCGGCGCACGTACAACGTCGGGGGCGGCCTCGCCTCGAGCCTCTCGCTGCTCGAACTGACCCAGTTGTGTGAGCAGATCACCGGAAACCAGGTGGAAATGCGCCGGATCGCGGAGAATCGCGCTGCGGACGTCCGTCTGTACGTGACGGACAACGCGCGCGTTCACGCCGATCTCGGCTGGGCGCCGCGCAAGTCGCCGCGAGAGACCCTTCAGCAGATCTACGATTGGATCCGCGAGCACGAGCGCATGGTCGCTCCGCTGTGGTCCTGA
- a CDS encoding sulfotransferase — translation MNPRFRLLMIGAMYENGGNTTHRFLDGHPQMFVYPFESQIGTALVHDYLNSMFPLKYRWPAFSLHATPHQDYKAIIDEEGKVRSRTPNVSKFRHEPFDMNDDERCAIYERIIGEIGRSRPNNVEAFFRATFEAWKDYRRTGREQVYVGYNPIIGVDADKILTDMPDAHFLHIVRNPWSAYADTKKRPVPLSLEHYMLGWTLNQYYALLFQKKFPDRMHVIRIEDVLADPKKTLGALCEKLGLEAADSLLHPSWNGKVLEEVYPWGTIRKATPDANRATAAELGKAEVEEIRLRTAQYLDHFGYTDFL, via the coding sequence GTGAACCCGAGATTCCGCCTGCTGATGATTGGTGCGATGTACGAGAACGGCGGAAACACGACACATCGTTTTCTCGACGGGCACCCGCAGATGTTCGTGTACCCGTTCGAATCCCAGATCGGCACGGCGCTGGTGCACGACTACCTGAACTCGATGTTCCCGCTGAAGTACCGCTGGCCGGCGTTCTCGCTGCACGCCACCCCGCACCAGGACTATAAAGCGATCATCGACGAGGAAGGCAAGGTCCGCTCGCGCACGCCGAACGTGAGCAAGTTCCGGCACGAGCCGTTCGACATGAACGACGACGAGCGCTGCGCGATCTACGAGCGGATCATCGGTGAGATCGGCCGCTCGCGGCCGAACAACGTCGAAGCGTTCTTCCGCGCGACCTTCGAGGCGTGGAAGGACTATCGCCGGACCGGTCGCGAGCAGGTCTACGTCGGCTACAATCCGATCATCGGCGTCGACGCGGACAAGATCTTGACCGACATGCCGGACGCGCACTTCCTGCACATCGTGCGTAACCCGTGGTCGGCCTACGCGGATACGAAGAAGCGTCCCGTTCCGCTCTCGCTCGAGCATTACATGCTCGGGTGGACGCTGAACCAATACTACGCGCTGCTGTTCCAAAAGAAGTTCCCGGACCGCATGCACGTGATCCGCATCGAAGACGTCCTGGCGGATCCCAAGAAGACGCTCGGGGCGCTGTGCGAGAAGCTCGGGCTCGAGGCTGCGGACTCGCTTCTGCACCCATCGTGGAACGGCAAAGTGCTCGAGGAAGTGTATCCGTGGGGGACGATACGCAAGGCGACACCCGACGCGAATCGCGCCACGGCCGCCGAACTCGGCAAGGCCGAGGTCGAGGAGATCCGGCTGCGCACCGCCCAGTACCTCGACCACTTCGGATACACGGACTTCCTCTAG